A window of Clostridiales bacterium genomic DNA:
ATGATTTATTTTATTCATTAAACCAGCTAAAAACGCAAAATTATAAATATGAAATACTATTTCTGGATGCGTCGGATGACGTCCTTATTAAAAGGTTTAAAGAGTCCAGAAGAAGCCACCCTCTTTCGCCGGACGGCAGGCTTTCGGACGGTATAAGCCAGGAAAGAATGAGGCTGTCTGAAGTAAAATCGAAGGCGGATAACATAATAGATACTTCAAATCTTACTCCAAGAGAGCTAAAAGTGGAACTCACAAGGATTTTTGTGGAGGGTAAAAAGTTTGAAGGTATAATTATTTCCATAGTATCCTTCGGCTATAAATATGGAATACCTCTGGATGCCGATATTGTATTCGACGTACGGTTTCTCCCAAACCCTTATTATGTCGATACGCTGAAGAGAAAGTCAGGCAAGGATGAACCTGTGGTGAAATACGTTTTAAAATGGCCTGAGACCCAGCAGTTTTTAGCAAAAGTTACTGACATGGTTGAGTTCTTAATACCATATTATATTAAGGAGGGCAGAACCCATCTTGTAATTGCAGTAGGCTGTACCGGCGGCAGGCACAGATCCGTTGTCATTGCAAATCAGATTTATGAGGATCTTAAGAAAAACGGTCACAGAGTTTTGATAGATCACAGGGATATTTCTGAGGATATAGAGGAGTCAAATAAATGAGAATTCCAAACTGGTTAAGACCCGGGGCAAAAGTAAAAAGGTGGATACTTCTTGGTATATTAGGTTTAGTTATAACAAGTTTCGGACTTGGTAAACTTATAGATGGAAGATTCAGAGCAAATTTGGCGGTATTTTATTTGATATCGGCAGCGGGCGCTGCAATAATCATTATATCTTATAAATTCGGAATGAAGTCGGTTTTAAGGCTCATAAGCGATGTGGGTGTTGATGCATGTACAGGAATCAACAAATTGAGCAGTTTGGTATATGAAAAAAGACTTCTTATAAAGGGACCAAAAATCGTGGTCATAGGAGGAGGTACAGGGCTTTCGACGATGCTGAGGGGGTTGAAGCATTATACATCCAATTTGACGGCAATTGTTACTGTCGCAGATGACGGAGGCGGATCTGGCGTGCTTCGGGAAGAGCTTGGCATACTTCCCCCAGGCGACATAAGGAACTGTCTTTTATCGCTGGCTGATACGGAGCCCGTTATGGAGAATCTCCTCCAGTACAGGTTCACTGACGGCATGCTTAAAGGGCAAAGTTTCGGGAATCTTTTTATTGCAGCAATGAACGGCATATCCGATAATTTTGAAGAAGCGATTAAAAAGATGAGCGAGGTGCTGGCTGTTACGGGCCAGGTTTTGCCGGTAACCCTATCAGATGTAAAATTATTTGCGGAGTTGGAAGACGGCACTATTGTAAAAGGTGAGAGCGAAATTACCAAGCGTACTCAAAATGTGCCTATAAAAAGGGTCTTTATCGAGCCGTCAAATGTATATCCTCTCGATGAAGCGGTTAATGCCATAAGGGAAGCCGATGCCATTGTATTCGGGCCGGGGAGTCTGTATACGAGCATAATACCGAACCTCCTTGTCGATGATATCGCAAGGCATATAGAGGATTCAGGCGCAGTGAAGATTTATGTGTCAAATATCATGACGCAGCCGGGAGAAACCATAGGATATTCCGTATGCGACCATATCGATGCCATACACAAATACTGCAGAAAAAGGATAATAAATTATGTTATAGCGAATGACGGAAAGATACCGAGATGGTTGTATGGCAAATATATAGAGGAAGGTGCACAGGAAGTAAATATAGATAGAAACAATATACTCAAGGAAAACATCAAATTAGTCGAAGATAACCTTGTATATGTCCATAATAATCTTGTAAGGCATAATACAAACAAGCTGGCCCGTCTCATTATAGACATAGTCCTCAACGAAAGAATATCAAAAGACAAAAAGAGAACGCTGGAGTATTATTATCTCAATGAAAGACTTAAAGAAAGGAGAATTTAGAATATAATATGTCCTTTTCACAGGCAGCTAAGAATGAGATATGCAGGATCACGAAAGAAGGACGGGAATGCCGTATCGCAGAATTGTCAGCCCTAATAAAGACGGGTGGTACACTTCGGATAAATGGACAGCACAGCGTGAGTTTCAGGATAAGTACGGAAAACCCGGCAATTGCCCGAAGGATTTTTTCTCTTATTAAAGACTGTTTTGGAGTACACCCTCAGGTGATGGTCAAAAAAAGCAGGCAGCTTATGAAAAATAATATTTATCTGGTAATTGTAAGTTCAGGCAGTGAAACGATAAATATTTTAAAAGAATGCGGTATATTATCTTTAACGGGGAAAAGGATCAAAATAATATATGGCATAAAACATTCGATTATAAAGGACAGCGAATCCAAGAAGGCATATATAAGAGGCGCTTTCTTAGGCGGCGGTTCTTTAACCAACCCTGAGAAGACATATCATTTGGAGTTCGTAAATCATACTAG
This region includes:
- a CDS encoding YvcK family protein produces the protein MRIPNWLRPGAKVKRWILLGILGLVITSFGLGKLIDGRFRANLAVFYLISAAGAAIIIISYKFGMKSVLRLISDVGVDACTGINKLSSLVYEKRLLIKGPKIVVIGGGTGLSTMLRGLKHYTSNLTAIVTVADDGGGSGVLREELGILPPGDIRNCLLSLADTEPVMENLLQYRFTDGMLKGQSFGNLFIAAMNGISDNFEEAIKKMSEVLAVTGQVLPVTLSDVKLFAELEDGTIVKGESEITKRTQNVPIKRVFIEPSNVYPLDEAVNAIREADAIVFGPGSLYTSIIPNLLVDDIARHIEDSGAVKIYVSNIMTQPGETIGYSVCDHIDAIHKYCRKRIINYVIANDGKIPRWLYGKYIEEGAQEVNIDRNNILKENIKLVEDNLVYVHNNLVRHNTNKLARLIIDIVLNERISKDKKRTLEYYYLNERLKERRI
- the whiA gene encoding DNA-binding protein WhiA — protein: MSFSQAAKNEICRITKEGRECRIAELSALIKTGGTLRINGQHSVSFRISTENPAIARRIFSLIKDCFGVHPQVMVKKSRQLMKNNIYLVIVSSGSETINILKECGILSLTGKRIKIIYGIKHSIIKDSESKKAYIRGAFLGGGSLTNPEKTYHLEFVNHTREHARSLSKIINSFGLSSKVIQRKSNYVVYIKEGEQIVDLLNIIGAHRSLLNLENVRIYKEMRNNVNRLVNCETANLNKTVNASVRQIENIKLIGRTIGIKKLPRNLSEIAEARLNHPDCSLKELGEMLDPPIGKSGVNHRLRKIEEIAEELMNK
- the rapZ gene encoding RNase adapter RapZ, with translation MRFVIVTGLSGAGKTQTIRCLEDLGFYCVDNLPPALLPKFADLCYQTEGKIEKVALVIDIRGGKFFDDLFYSLNQLKTQNYKYEILFLDASDDVLIKRFKESRRSHPLSPDGRLSDGISQERMRLSEVKSKADNIIDTSNLTPRELKVELTRIFVEGKKFEGIIISIVSFGYKYGIPLDADIVFDVRFLPNPYYVDTLKRKSGKDEPVVKYVLKWPETQQFLAKVTDMVEFLIPYYIKEGRTHLVIAVGCTGGRHRSVVIANQIYEDLKKNGHRVLIDHRDISEDIEESNK